Proteins from one Ochotona princeps isolate mOchPri1 chromosome Y, mOchPri1.hap1, whole genome shotgun sequence genomic window:
- the LOC131478785 gene encoding zinc finger X-chromosomal protein-like isoform X5, which produces MDEDKFELQPQEANTCFDGIGPDAAHMDSDQIVVEVQETVFVSNSDITVHNFAPDDPDSVVIQDVIEDVVTEDVHCSHILEEANISESVIIPEQMFDSDVAKEVSLAQCPVPDDVLGSDITSASLSKPGHVLTSESIHVSAVAHIEHIVHDSVVQAEIITDPLTTDIVSEEILVADCASEAILDASGIPVDQEDDKGNCEDYLMISCFFPPCLVDDAGKVEHDSPSGLPMDAESEMNPCKVDGTCPEVIKVYIFKADTGEDDLDAAEIADEVYVEVIVGEEDAAVAAAAAAHEQQMDGNEIKTFLPVAWAAAYGNNSDGIENRNGTASALLHIDESASLGRLAKQKTKKRRRPDSRQYQTAIIIGPDGQPLTVYPCVICGKKFKSRGFLKRHMKNHPEYLIKKYRCTDCDYITNKKINLHNHLESHKLASKTEKTIECDEYGKHFSHAGALLTHKMVHKEKGANKMHKCKFCEYETAEQGLLNRHLLAVHSKNFPHICVECGKGFRHPSELRKHMRIHTGEKPYECQYCEYKSADSSNLKTHVKIKHSKEMPFKCDICLLTFPNTKEVQQHAVTHQESKTHQCLHCNHKSSNSSDLKRHIISVHTKDYPHKCDMCDKGFHRPSELKRHVAAHKVKKMHQCRHCDFKIADPFVLSRHILSVHTKDLPFRCKRCRKGFNQQNELKNHMKTHSGRKVYRCEYCEYSTTDASGFKRHVISIHTKDYPHRCEYCKKGFRRPSEKNQHIIRHHKKVDLP; this is translated from the exons ATGGACGAAGATAAATTTGAATTGCAGCCGCAAGAGGCAAACACATGTTTTGATGGAATAG gacCTGATGCAGCACACATGGATAGTGACCAAATTGTTGTGGAAGTTCAAGAAACTGTTTTTGTTTCTAATTCAGACATAACTGTGCATAACTTTGCTCCGGATGATCCAGACTCAGTTGTAATCCAAGATGTTATTGAAGATGTTGTTACAGAGGATGTGCACTGCTCACATATCTTAGAGGAAGCAAATATATCTGAAAGTGTCATCATTCCTGAGCAAATGTTTGACTCGGATGTAGCCAAAGAAGTTTCTTTAGCACAATGCCCAGTCCCAGATGATGTTTTAGGTTCTGATATTACTTCTGCCTCATTGTCTAAGCCCGGACATGTTTTGACAAGTGAATCTATTCATGTGTCTGCTGTTGCACACATTGAACATATAGTACATGATAGTGTAGTACAAGCAGAAATCATCACTGATCCTCTAACCACCGACATAGTTTCAGAAGAAATATTGGTAGCAGATTGTGCATCTGAAGCAATCTTAGATGCCAGTGGGATCCCGGTGGACCAGGAAGATGATAAAGGCAACTGTGAGGACTACCTTATGATTTCCT GTTTTTTCCCCCCCTGTTTAGTAGATGATGCTGGTAAAGTAGAACATGATAGTCCTTCTGGATTGCCTATGGATGcagagtcagaaatgaatccTTGTAAAGTAGATGGCACTTGCCCAGAAGTGATCAAGGTCTACATTTTTAAAGCTGACACTGGAGAGGATGACCTAG ATGCTGCTGAAATTGCTGATGAAGTATATGTGGAAGTGATTGTAGGGGAGGAAGATGCTGCTgtcgcagctgctgctgctgcacatgAACAACAAATGGATGGCAATGAAATCAAAACCTTCCTGCCAGTAGCATGGGCAGCAGCTTACG GCAATAATTCTGATGGGATTGAAAACCGGAATGGCACTGCCAGTGCCCTCTTGCACATAGATGAGTCGGCTAGCCTCGGCAGACTggctaaacaaaaaacaaagaaaaggagaagaccTGATTCCAGGCAGTACCAAACAG caATTATCATTGGTCCTGATGGACAACCCTTGACTGTTTATCCTTGTGTTATTTGTGGGAAGAAATTTAAATCCAGGGGTTTCTTGAAAAGGCACATGAAAAACCATCCTGAGTACCTTATCAAGAAGTACCGCTGTACTGACTGTGACTACAttacaaacaagaaaataaatttacataaCCACCTGGAAAGCCACAAGCTAGCCAGCAAGACAGAGAAAACCATCGAATGTGATGAGTATGGGAAGCATTTCTCTCATGCCGGGGCTTTGTTAACTCACAAAATGGTGCATAAGGAAAAAGGAGCCAACAAAATGCACAAGTGCAAATTCTGTgaatatgagacagctgaacaagGGTTATTGAATCGCCACCTTTTGGCAGTCCACAGTAAAAATTTCCCTCACATTTGCGTGGAATGCGGTAAAGGCTTCCGTCACCCATCAGAGCTAAGAAAGCACATGCGAATCCATACTGGTGAGAAGCCATACGAGTGCCAGTACTGTGAATATAAGTCTGCAGACTCTTCTAACTTGAAAACACATGTGAAAATTAAGCACAGTAAAGAGATGCCATTTAAGTGTGACATTTGTCTTCTGACGTTCCCAAATACCAAAGAAGTGCAGCAACATGCTGTTACCCACCAAGAAAGCAAAACACACCAGTGTTTGCATTGCAACCATAAGAGCTCAAACTCAAGTGATTTGAAACGACACATTATTTCGGTTCACACAAAGGACTACCCCCACAAGTGTGACATGTGTGATAAAGGCTTTCACAGGCCTTCAGAACTTAAGAGACACGTGGCTGCccacaaagttaaaaaaatgcaCCAATGTAGACATTGTGACTTTAAGATTGCAGATCCGTTTGTTCTGAGTCGCCATATTCTCTCAGTTCACACAAAGGATCTTCCATTTAGGTGTAAGAGATGTAGAAAGGGatttaaccaacagaatgagCTTAAAAACCACATGAAGACACACAGTGGCAGGAAAGTGTATCGGTGCGAGTACTGTGAATATAGCACTACAGACGCCTCAGGCTTTAAACGGCATGTTATTTCCATTCATACAAAAGACTATCCTCACCGATGTGAGTACTGCAAGAAGGGTTTCCGAAGACCTTCAGAAAAGAACCAGCACATCATACGACATCACAAAAAAGTTGACCTGCCCTAA